The nucleotide sequence CATGGTGCCCGACTTCGTGAAGATGGCCGACGCGTACGGCGCCCTCGGGATCCGCGTGACGAAGCCCGAGGAGGTGGACGACGCGATCCGCCTGGCGCTCGCCACCAACGACCGCCCCGTCGTCATCGACTTCGTGGTCAGCCGCGACGCGATGGTGTGGCCGATGGTGCCGCAGGGTCTCAGCAACAGCGCCGTGCAGTACGCCCGCGACCACGCGCCCGACTGGGACGACGACCTCGCGGAGACCGGGAGGACCGAGAAGTGAGCCACATCCTGAGCCTCCTCGTGGAGGACAAGCCCGGACTCCTCACGCGCGTGGCCGGGCTGTTCGCCCGCCGCGGCTTCAACATCGAGTCGCTCGCGGTCGGCGCGAGCGAGATCGAGGGCCTGTCGCGCATCACGGTCGTCGTGGACGTGGAGGCGCTCCCGCTCGAGCAGGTGACGAAGCAGCTCAACAAGCTCATCAACGTCATCAAGATCGTGGAGCTCGACCCCGGGCAGGCCGTCGAGCGCGAGCACCTGCTCGTCAAGGTGCGCGTCGACAACGTGACGCGCTCGCAGGTGCTCGAGGCCGTGAACCTCTTCCGCGCCCGCGTGGTCGACGTCGCCACCGACGCGCTGATCATCGAGGTCACGGGCGACTCCGGCAAGGTGCAGGCCCTCCTCCGGGTGCTCGAGCCCTTCGGAATCAAGGAGCTCGCGCAGTCGGGGCTCCTCGCCATGGGGCGCGGGTCGAAGTCCATCACCGACCGCGTCTTCCGCACCGCCTAGCGCCGACCCCGGCGGGCGGCGGGGGACAGCCGCTAGGCTCCCCGCGCACCGCGCCCGACGCTCTCGCACGTACCCGCCCGCACGACCACGCCCCGCCCGAGCGCGGGGCAGCCAGGCACGACCGCCCATCGCCCCTCGCGGGGACGACAGAACAAGGAGATCCATCACGTGACTGACATCGTCTACGACAAGGACGCCGACCTCTCGCTCATCCAGGGTCGCAAGGTCGCCGTCATCGGCTACGGCTCGCAGGGCCACGCGCACGCGCTGAACCTCCGCGACTCCGGCGTCGAGGTGGTCATCGGCCTCAAGGAGGGCTCGACCAGCCGCGCCAAGGCGGAGGAGCAGGGCTTCACGGTGAAGACGCCGTCCGACGCGTCCGCGTGGGCCGACGTCATCGTCATCCTCGCGCCCGACCAGCACCAGCGCGGCCTCTACGCAGACAGCGTGCGCGACAACCTCACCGAGGGCAAGACGCTCGTCTTCGCGCACGGCTTCAACATCCGCTTCGGGTACATCGAGGCGCCCGAGGGCGTCGACGTCGTCCTCGTCGCCCCCAAGGGCCCGGGCCACACCGTGCGCCGCGAGTTCGAGGCCGGCCGCGGCGTCCCCGTGATCGTCGCGGTCGAGGTCGACGCGTCCGGCAAGGCGTGGGACCTCGCGTGGTCGTACGCCAAGGGCATCGGCGGCCTCCGTGCCGGCGGCATCCGCACCACGTTCACCGAGGAGACCGAGACCGACCTCTTCGGCGAGCAGGCCGTGCTCTGCGGCGGCACCTCGCAGCTGGTCCAGTACGGCTTCGAGACGCTGATCGAGGCGGGCTACCAGCCGCAGATCGCGTACTTCGAGGTGCTGCACGAGCTCAAGCTCATCGTCGACCTCATGTGGGAGGGCGGCATCGCGAAGCAGCGCTGGAGCATCTCCGACACGGCCGAGTACGGCGACTACGTCTCCGGCCCGCGCGTCATCTCGCCGGACGTCAAGGAGAACATGAAGGCCGTCCTCGCGGACATCCAGTCCGGCGCGTTCGCCGACCGCTTCATCAAGGACCAGGACGCCGGCGCGCCCGAGTTCCTCGAGCTCCGCAAGAAGGGCGAGGAGCACCCGATCGAGTCCACCGGCCGCGAGCTGCGCAAGCTCTTCGCGTGGAACAAGGCCGACGACGACTACACGGACGGCTCGGTCGCCCGCTAGCCGTCGCCCACCCGCACCACCGGACGCCCGGTCGCCTCGCGCGACCGGGCGTCCTCGCTTCCCCGGCGGGGCTGCGGCGCCGAGGAGCGTGCGGCGGGCGTCCGGATCGGAGCACGTACCATCGGGGCATGCCTCGCACCCCCGACGACGACGCCCTCAGCTGGGCCGGCGAGGAGGCGGATCCCACGCTCGCCCGCTCGCCCGAGCCGCAGCGCCCGGTGCCGCGCCGCCGCCCCGACGCCGGCCCCTCGACCGGGACCGGCCGCGCGTCCGCCCTCGGGGCGACGGCCGCGCGCCGGGCCGCGGCGTCCGGATCCGCGACATCCGCAACCGACGAGCCGCACGCCCTCGCGATGGACGACGACGACGCCGTCGCGCCCGACGCATCGCCCGAGGTGGTGGGGCTCGCCTTCTTCGGCGCCGTCGCGGTCCTCGAGGCCATCGCCTGGTTCTTCGTCGTCCGCGACAACCCGTCGAGCGCCGGGTCCGGCTTCCAGGTCGGCGTCGCGCAGGCGACCGAGGCCCTCACGGTGCTCGCGCCGCCGCTGTGGGTCGCCGCCGTGGTCGCCGCCCTGCGCGGCATGCGCGTCGGCCGCCGCATGCTCGCGCTGGCCGCGGGCGCCGTCGTCCTCTTCCCCTGGCCGTGGCTGGTGACGCGATGAGCGCCGAGCAGGCACCCGGCGGCGTGACCGCGACAGCCGCCGCGCGGACGCGCCGCGGCCGGCCCACGCGCGCCGGCTGGATCGTGGGGATCCTCGGCGCGCTCGCCCACGGGATCCTCGTGTGGCAGGCCGTCGACCAGTACACGGCGTTCCGCGACATCGCCACGGCGTTCGGCGGGTCTCTCCGGCCCGGCACCCTCGCGACGCTCGTCGGCGCGATCCTCGTGCCCGTCGTCGCGTTCGTCCTCGCGGCGCTCGCCACGCGCGGACGCCCCGTCGCCGCGCGCGTCCTGGTCATGCTCGCGGGCCTCGCCGCCGCGAGCGCGCTCACGGTCGGCCTCGCGGCCCTGCTGCCGCTCCTCTAGCGGGGACCGCTAGAGCGGCCATCCGGCGAACAGCACGAGGGCGATCAGCACCACCTGCGCCACGAGGCGCGGCACCAGCGGGATCGCGATGCGGCCGAAGCGCTCCGGGTGCCGGGCCGCGAACGCGTTCGCCGGGAAGACCGCGACCAGGAAGACGGCCAGCGCGACGCCGGCCGCGAGGCGCACGGGCTCGATCAGCAGGCCGATCCCGCCCGCGATCTCGCAGAGCCCCGTGAACCACACGAGCGCCAGCGGGGAGGGCACGCCGGGCCGTCGGAACGACGGCGGGATGATCGCCGCCATCGCCGTGGCGGCCTTCGGCACGAAGTGGTTGACGCCCATCCCGACGAAGACGAGGGCCAGCAGGATCCGCACGGCGAGCTGGATCGCAGCCCACGTCTCATCGCTCATCCGCCCATTCTGGGGCCACTAGCATGTGAGGGTCCCAGCCGCCCCCGCCCGAAGGACCGCCTGAATTGACCAAGCCCGTCGTTCTCATCGCCGAAGAACTCTCGCCCGCCACCGTCGACGCCCTGGGGCCCGACTTCGACGTCCGATCCGTCGACGGCACCGACCGCCCGGCCCTGCTCGCGGCCCTCGCGGAGGCGGACGCAGTGCTCGTCCGCTCCGCGACGAAGATCGACGCGGAGGCCATCGCCGCGGCCCCGCGCCTGCAGGTGGTCGCCCGCGCGGGCGTCGGCCTCGACAACGTCGACATCAAGGCCGCGACCACCGCGGGCATCATGGTCGTCAACGCGCCGACCTCGAACGTCATCTCGGCCGCCGAGCTCGCCATCGGCCACATCCTCTCGCTCGCCCGGTTCATCCCGGACGCGAGCGCCTCGCTCAAGCAGGGCCTCTGGAAGCGCTCGTCCTTCACGGGAGTGGAGCTCTACGAGAAGACCATCGGCATCGTCGGCCTCGGCCGCATCGGCACGCTCGTCGCCCAGCGCCTCGCGGGCTTCGGCGCCACGCTCGTCGCGTACGACCCCTACGTCACGCCGGCCCGCGCGCAGCAGCTCGGCGTGCAGCTGCTCCCGCTCGACGAGCTGATGAGGGCGTCCGACTTCATCACCATCCACATCCCCAAGACGCCCGACACCACGGGCCTCATCGGCACCGAGCAGTTCGCGCTCGCGAAGCCGAGCTTGCGCATCGTCAACGCGAGCCGCGGCGGCATCATCGACGAGGACGCGCTGTACACGGCGCTCAAGTCGAAGCGCATCGCGGGCGCCGGCCTCGACGTGTTCGTCAGCGAGCCGCCCACGGGATCCCCGCTGCTCGAGCTCGACAACATCATCGTCACGCCGCACCTCGGGGCGTCCACCGACGAGGCGCAGGAGAAGGCGGGCGTCTCGGTCGCGAGGAGCGTGCGCCTGGCGCTCGGCGGCGAGCTGGTGCCGGACGCCGTGAACGTCGCCGGCGGCGTCATCGACCCGTACGTGCGCCCCGGGATCCCGCTGATGGAGAAGCTCGGCCAGGTGTTCTCCGGCCTCGCCCACGAGGCGCTCACGAGCATCGACGTGGTAGTCCGCGGCGAGCTCGCCGGCTACGACGTCAGCGTGCTGAAGCTCGCGGCGCTCAAGGGCGTCTTCACCAACGTCGTGAGCGAGAACGTCTCCTACGTCAACGCGCCGCTCCTCGCCGAGCAGCGCGGGCTCGAGGTGCGCCTCATCACCGACGCCGTGTCGGAGGAGTACCGCAACGTGCTCAGCATCCGCGGCGCGCTGTCCGACGGCACCCAGGTGTCGGTGTCGGGCACGCTCACGGGAACGAAGCAGATCGAGAAGCTCGTCGAGATCGACGGCTACGACGTCGAGGTGCCGTTCAGCCGCCACCTCATCGTCATGAAGTACGAGGACCGCCCCGGCATCGTCGCGGTCTACGGCAAGGAGTTCGGCGACGCCGAGGTGAACATCGCCGGCATGCAGATCGCCCGCCAGGAGGCCGGCGGCCGTGCGCTCAGCGTGCTCAGCGTCGACTCGCCCGTGCCGGACGGCGTGCTCGAGAACGTGCGGCGCGCGATCCAGGCCACGTCGCTGCGCGAGATAGACATCGCCGACTGAGTCAGGTCCGACGGGCGACCGTCGGACTGACCACGGCGAGGGCGGCTGCTGCGGCGGCCGCCCTCGCTGCGCGTGCGGGCCGGTGCGTCCGGCCGGTGGGCGGTCAGCCGCGGGTCGAGCGGATCCGCACGAGATCGTCGACCACGCGGATGAGCTCGTCGAGCGCTTCGTCGGCGGGCGCGGATCCGCCGAGCCAGGGCTGCAGCGCGCTGTTGTAGTAGAGGCCGTCGCCGATGAGGAGCACGGCCCGCGCGACAGCCGGGTCGCCCACGGCCTCGAGGATGACGGCGGCCCACTCGTCCTGCAGGTGCGTGAGGGTGTCGCGGGCGCGCGGGTGGTTGCCCTGCGCGAGGCGGGAGGTCGCGACGTAGGCGCGGTCGAACGGCGTGGCGGTGGACAGCGAGCTGCGGATCCACAGGTCCACCGGCCCGCGCTCGGCCGCCCGGAGCCGCGCGACGTCCGCCTGCGCCAGCGCGGACATGCGCGCGAGGAGCCCGTCCACGAGCGCCTCCTTGCCGCCGAAGTGGTAGAGCAGCCCGCCCTTGGAGACGCCGGCCGCCGCGGCGACGGACTCGAGCGTCGTGCCGCGCTCGCCCTGCTGCACGAGCAGCTCCTCGAAGGCGTCGAGGATGCGGTCGCGCGCGGTGCCGGCGGAGGACGCCGCCTGGTCGGGTGCGGCGTCGGCGTCGGGCGCGAGTGCGGGGTCGTCGGGGGGAGTGTCGGGCATGGATCCAGCGTAGCGGCGGGTTGTCCGCTGTACCGACCGGACGGTACAGTGATCCCGGTCGCGTCCGCGGCCCCGTCCGCGCCACCCGCGCCGTCGCCTCCCGACGTCAGGAAGCACCGTCATGTCCACGCCCCGCACCGCATCCGTCCCCGTGACCGCAGTGACCGGCCGCGCCGGGCGACGCCAGTGGGCCGCGCTCGTCGTGCTGATGCTCCCGGTGCTGCTCGTCTCGATCGACAACACGGTGCTGAGCTTCGCGATGCCGTCCATCGCGCGCGACCTCGAGCCGTCGGGCGCCGCGCAGCTCTGGGTCATCGACGCGTACCCGCTCGTGCTCGCCGGGCTCCTCGTGGCGATGGGCAACATGGGCGACCGCTACGGCCGCCGGCGCCTGCTCATGATCGGCGCGGCCGGCTTCGGCGTCGTCTCGGCCCTCGCCGCCTTCGCGACCGACGCCTCGCAGCTCATCGCCGCGCGCGCCGCCCTCGGCTTCTTCGGCGCGATGCTCATGCCGTCCACGCTGTCGCTCCTCCGCTCGATCTTCACCGACCGGAAGCAGCGCCGCCTCGCGATCGCGATCTGGGCGTCGGGCTTCTCCGGCGGATCCGCGCTCGGCCCGCTCGTCGGCGGCGTGCTGCTCGAGCACTTCTGGTGGGGATCCGTGTTCCTCGTGGCCGTGCCCGTGCTG is from Clavibacter sp. A6099 and encodes:
- a CDS encoding TetR/AcrR family transcriptional regulator — its product is MPDTPPDDPALAPDADAAPDQAASSAGTARDRILDAFEELLVQQGERGTTLESVAAAAGVSKGGLLYHFGGKEALVDGLLARMSALAQADVARLRAAERGPVDLWIRSSLSTATPFDRAYVATSRLAQGNHPRARDTLTHLQDEWAAVILEAVGDPAVARAVLLIGDGLYYNSALQPWLGGSAPADEALDELIRVVDDLVRIRSTRG
- a CDS encoding DoxX family protein, translating into MSDETWAAIQLAVRILLALVFVGMGVNHFVPKAATAMAAIIPPSFRRPGVPSPLALVWFTGLCEIAGGIGLLIEPVRLAAGVALAVFLVAVFPANAFAARHPERFGRIAIPLVPRLVAQVVLIALVLFAGWPL
- the serA gene encoding phosphoglycerate dehydrogenase produces the protein MTKPVVLIAEELSPATVDALGPDFDVRSVDGTDRPALLAALAEADAVLVRSATKIDAEAIAAAPRLQVVARAGVGLDNVDIKAATTAGIMVVNAPTSNVISAAELAIGHILSLARFIPDASASLKQGLWKRSSFTGVELYEKTIGIVGLGRIGTLVAQRLAGFGATLVAYDPYVTPARAQQLGVQLLPLDELMRASDFITIHIPKTPDTTGLIGTEQFALAKPSLRIVNASRGGIIDEDALYTALKSKRIAGAGLDVFVSEPPTGSPLLELDNIIVTPHLGASTDEAQEKAGVSVARSVRLALGGELVPDAVNVAGGVIDPYVRPGIPLMEKLGQVFSGLAHEALTSIDVVVRGELAGYDVSVLKLAALKGVFTNVVSENVSYVNAPLLAEQRGLEVRLITDAVSEEYRNVLSIRGALSDGTQVSVSGTLTGTKQIEKLVEIDGYDVEVPFSRHLIVMKYEDRPGIVAVYGKEFGDAEVNIAGMQIARQEAGGRALSVLSVDSPVPDGVLENVRRAIQATSLREIDIAD
- the ilvN gene encoding acetolactate synthase small subunit — its product is MSHILSLLVEDKPGLLTRVAGLFARRGFNIESLAVGASEIEGLSRITVVVDVEALPLEQVTKQLNKLINVIKIVELDPGQAVEREHLLVKVRVDNVTRSQVLEAVNLFRARVVDVATDALIIEVTGDSGKVQALLRVLEPFGIKELAQSGLLAMGRGSKSITDRVFRTA
- the ilvC gene encoding ketol-acid reductoisomerase produces the protein MTDIVYDKDADLSLIQGRKVAVIGYGSQGHAHALNLRDSGVEVVIGLKEGSTSRAKAEEQGFTVKTPSDASAWADVIVILAPDQHQRGLYADSVRDNLTEGKTLVFAHGFNIRFGYIEAPEGVDVVLVAPKGPGHTVRREFEAGRGVPVIVAVEVDASGKAWDLAWSYAKGIGGLRAGGIRTTFTEETETDLFGEQAVLCGGTSQLVQYGFETLIEAGYQPQIAYFEVLHELKLIVDLMWEGGIAKQRWSISDTAEYGDYVSGPRVISPDVKENMKAVLADIQSGAFADRFIKDQDAGAPEFLELRKKGEEHPIESTGRELRKLFAWNKADDDYTDGSVAR